The genomic region CAGAGCCTCCCCAGTTTTAACACGCAACTGCTCAATGTCAAGATTCTCTAATTTGCTAACAATGGGATTAAACTGAAATGGGATGTCTAATTTCTCAGCTTCTTCAGTCAATCTATAAGCCATTTGATCCAAGACCTCTTTCTGTTGATGAATCCCAGTAATTCTCAAATGGGGTGGCCCTTCTGGCCTTGCACTCAAAGCTTGAATAAGTGCAATCCATTGTGCAGGTTCAGCTGCATTGAGATCAATTATATGAACCATTTTCTCACCCTCCATTGCTTCGATTATGGCTTGGTTGGTAAGAACAAAGGCCACCTTCAAAAACGGGAACATCTCAAAAAACAGTTTCCCAACAAGGACTTCTTCTGAAACCAAAGTTATCCTTGTGGAATTGAGGGCTTTGTGAAGACCAGGCCAGGCTTTGAGGATTCTATCAGCAAGCGCCTCAGTAAAGTATGCAGCCATTCGTTGCATAGTATCACCATCAGGAGAAGCAAGTTGGGATATTTGCTCAAGGGCAATATTTGCATTTTCAAGGCTCCCGGTTGCTACATGATTAGCACAAGTGAGCAATAAatgtatcaaatataaacccCTTTCTTCAGATTTTAGCTCTCTAAGCCATGGATATGGTGATCCTAAGTTAGGTGAGAGTGACATCATGGAGAACACTTGGAGAGGTGATGATGTTACAGACGATGATTCGTCTTGGAACATTGATAATGTTAAAGGAAATGCCCAGAAGTTGTTGGAATCAAGAAGCAAAGCAAGATTATAATTGCCCAAATACTATGAATGCTAAGAAAAGTTCTAaagagaaaatatcaaatcccAGCAATATTCAAAGTTGCATGAACTGGAAGTATAAGAAGACAGTTATTCACAAGATTTGACCGAAACAAAACCAGAATCAAGAGTATTTTAATGCCAAAAGAACCTGAGGATTTAGAAGTCTAACAAATGCATCAGACCAAATATCCAAAGAGAAAAGGATTAACAGGTCTAACAAATGGAAGGGATAGGATCTAACAAAAAAAGCACACAACCCCCAATTGTCTTtcggaaaaaaatgaaagatgaATTCTTCCAAAAGACAAGTTCATGAAAGTAATAGATATATCATCAATTCGTaataattcaagaaaaaaaaagtgcaaCATTTATAgcagagaaagaagaaaacaaaagaccGGCTCAGAACAACAGAAAAGGAAGGGTTGAGCCAAATCCTTACTGGGTTTTGCAATTGATCAAGAACCCAGATGAAAGCACATAAAATTTCCCAAGATTTGAACCTTTTCAAGCTCACTTTGAACAAagcctttccttttctttctttcttttttttttttctgtggAGTCTGGTTTATGAATAACAGGACAGTGAAAAATGGGTTCAAAAGCTCAATTAAAAGCTGAGAGTTTTGGAAGGGAGAGGGGAGGGTCTGCTTTGCCCATGGCAACGTCGTCGACAATGCGTGAGGGAAGGTTTTGTCGTCTTATGATTTGTTGTCGTTGCCTCTTTCAGTGGAATATGGAATTTTATGAGAAGTAGagcctttcttttttaactagctcttcttttttctcttaggCTTTTTGTCTTTACTTTCCTTAGTTTCCCCTCTAATAAATTTTCCTCTCTAAAAACTAGCCAACTTTAATTGCTTTTGTCTTTGCATTAGGTGGATAGGGAATCAGGGGCCGGCCTCTCAAAGCCCCTTTTAATATTCCCAAAGGATAGATAAAGCCAAACATGCCCTAACAAAGACAAACAGTGCCCTCAGTTTTGTTTCCTAGTGGGGTAAGCGTGGAAATTGCAAGAAGGCTCTGCAAAATGCTTCCAAGActtggttttgttttcttttcaaaccCAAGGACCATACAATTGGTATTATCTTCTTATATTAAGACAAAGAGACAAGGAAGTTAAGGAAACATCCAAAAGTAGATAGTACATTTATCTCTACTTGTGGAGTCTTAGGTGGGTTTTGTTCAAACTCAATTCCCCACAACCTCCCCTGTATTTCCGACTTCCCTTTCCTCAATTTTTTACCTTAGCCCACTCACTAATCCAcccccattttttttaatttttgattttaCCAGTAATTTATATAACCAACATTTATTCATTGAAttaattgtgttaatttattaattttttatatataaaaatgcacATCGGCCCTTGGAGGTTAAGAATTAATAATTCTATGTTGGATTCTATGAGACCATCCATCCATGTCAAGTTACATCCTAAGTTTTTTCAAATAACATTATTGTGCATTGCTATACtactcaccattcaataatcACGTATCATgtacaataaataatttaaattttcatgatttaattaaaaatggcATATGTTGACATGGATTAACcattaataaaatcatttcctGTATTGTTTGTGttattataaaaagaaaaattttgtattttaaaaatgtatattttgTGAGAAAGATAAATGAaaagtgtgtgtgtgtgtgtatatatatatatatattaattttatccaTAATCTAACCAATTAACAATATTGTAGTTTAACTAGCTAATTAACCAACCATTATAATCTAACTAACTAATTAGCTAATATTATTGCTAAATTGTGTATTTTGTTACAAAGGTAAATGAGGTGTATATATaacttattttattcataaccTAAATCTAACAACCTCACAGTATAATAGTCTAACTAACTAATTGACCAACCAATGTAAGCTAACTCGCTAACTAGCAAATAGTATAGTATTCTATTTGTAACACTAAATATGTATAATTAACTTAACACCTTCTTCAAACTCAAGGTGGTATGGTAGATGTGAActtgagtttgaaaacttgGTCTTGAAATCAACTAGTGGTTGAATGACAGTCTTAGTGATAGTATGATAATGTTTTCATCCAATCAGAAACCTTTTTATTCTTAAACCAATAAATTGTAGTTGTTTTTTGTCAAAATGGTTGCAGTTGACCTGAATATTTCATGTTTTTTCACCTTACAATCAAAATTAGcataaataaaaaccaaaattgaaattagGAATTCAAAACGAGCAAAAACAACAGTCTTACGAAAGTATAGTTGTGGCAAAATATATAATAGAATACATGAcaaaatatgtaataaaaCATGTGACAAAACATATAGCAAAATATGTGACAAAACACATGACCAAACACGTGGCAGATGCAAAAGAAAAGTTGACATGGCAAAACATGTGGTTAATGTGGTACGAGAAAAGtggttaaattatgtaatttaaCTGGTGAATTAGATAAAGTAGCATTTGGTACGAGAAAAGTGGAAGTACATTTCCTGTAATGCgttcaattaaattacattacaGTGTTTGTTTTGCAACAGATCACTGCAATGTTAGATTGTAATGCAATTATATTACAGCAAAgagatgtaatgtgattgcaatcCAAAACTaatacaatcacattacattgcaCTCTGCAATATTATTAAAGAGATTTTTACCCTTcaactttattattttgttaaaaacattttgtaatattataattaaaataaaaaattaaaataaaatatataatataagaatCAGAAATTAAAATNagaaatgaaaataaaatatataagattataataaaaaataaaaataaaatatatgacattaaaaatatatctaagagattatattatataaaaattaacaataaaaataaaagtatattaaacttgtattttaataaatagggataattttgaaaattaacatgACATTTCCAACAAAGTACTTGTAAACCAAACGCTACAATGTTATCTTCCctacattttaattattatttcgCTTGTATATCAAACACTgtaatgttattttctttacaATCACATTGCTTACAATCACATTATTTGTAATCACATTACCTGTAATCATTTTGCATTGTAAAATATCAAACGCCACCTAAGAGTTATCAACACTTGGAGCACGTGAAATAAGGATTTTGAACATCCAAAGTGGCTCTAACACCGTGttaccaaaagaaaattcttGTATTCTAAAATTGtgtatttttgtttcaaaggTGAAAGagacatatgtatatataaagttAATCTTATTTATAGTTTAACTCTAACTAATTAATACTATTGTAGTTtgtctttttttgaaaaaaaaactattgtaGTTTAACTAGCTAAGTAGTCAATAGATgtaatttaactaattaaattgtaTTTGTTACGAATATATGTGTGAATGTTCATTATGTTATGACTTAAGAAGTTCAGACCAAATCAAACAACGTAACAAGCTATACACAAGAAGTATAATCTGATTTAAActcttaaatttgattatgtATATCTAGATTTGGATGTAGATTAAATTGGatttaaattaagatttaagGAGTTATTAGCCTATAAACAGGTATCTCACTACATTTGTAAATACACACTTGAATAAGATCTTTCTTATTTTACTAATACTTTTCTCTCACAATTGATTTTCCgtttatatttcataacatgtTATCAATATGATTCTCTAATCTCTCAAGTTTTAGTATTGTTTAGTTTTCATCATCTCCAAGTTTCAAAAGCATTTTAATGGTTTgtctttgatttttaattttagcaaATCAGGTAAATGACTTGATATCTCTTTGATATTTTCATTCTTTGAAAATCAGccttaatatgaattttgttttcatatgatatttatcatttttgtctcttgatttattaaattaagttgAGCATGAAAATATGTATAATTATTTATGATATCTTTGTTCTAGTTTTggaatattatttattaaatatgatttttttgaaatatgtataattatatatgataCCTTTGATATCTAACTATAATTTTgctcaatatatataaatctatATTTAATACTATGAGATTTTGCATAAGACATTTTGAATTGAACATATGAAATTGACTTTGTATGATATCTATTTCTATAACAAGTAGAAAATATTATACTTTGGGCAATTTGAaaatacattttgttttggATTTCATATCTTTTTATGGTTGAGCAAAATAACAAGctactaataaaaaatcatgaacTTTGTTTATTCCCTAAAATAAATgcaatataatttaataattatggttATGGACGTGGAAGAGGTCACCATAATAATTTCAACCATGGTGGTTACactaattactattttgagaATACATTTACTCATAAGAGATAAATTGATACCTTTATCTAGCAGAAGTGAATGGATAACTTTATCCATAAAAAAATGGATGGATAACTTTACCCATTAGAAGTAGATAGATGCCTTTACCCAATCCACTTCAAGTGGATGGATACTTTTACCCACCAAAAATGGATGAGTAATGAAGAGatataagaaaaagatataagtgaacaaaataaaaagaatatagaaaatgtCTGTTATTGTTGTGGCATGAAAGGCCATTGGTCATGTATTTGTTATATATCAAAACATCTTGTTAAACTTTATCAAGCATTACTGGaagctaaaagaaaaaaatatatcaaaacaaattttgtttaagATGATTTTAACCATGGCCAAATTAAGTTAACACATTAGGatgttgttgattttttgtctaccttgaagaatgaaattttttaaaagtttgtTAGTATGTTTTAATATAGctttattataaatatgtttttatatgttctcattatatttaaatgatatattcttattatgtgttttaataataaattatgtatttaatgtCCTTTTATGTTAACTTGtaagttttttattatatacattttatttattgaagacaaatattgatatttatctatagtacaagattaattgaagGCTCTGAAAGAGCAATATTTTATTACTTGGAGGAACAAAGTTCATAATAAAGGatgtattattttatattaagtctcaaaaaaaattattaacttTTAAAGATATTAGTTTGAACGGATATCATATTGAAACAACAAATGAAAAAGACATTTAATTCCTTTATATTACATCTATTATCTTGAGTAAAAAAtgtatattgaaaaaaattatctgCTTTATCCTCTGGATTGTATTACACAAAAATTAGAATCATTGAAACTCATGCTacagaaaactagaagtttactaatgattttaatgtttggcaTGACCAGTTGGGTCATCCCGGATCAATAATGATatgaaaaatgattgaaaattcATGTGGTCATCCATTGAAAAAccataagatttttcaatttgatgAATTCTCATGTGTTGCTTGTTCTTAaggtaaattaattataaaaccatCACTAGttaaacttaagattaaatttcttacattttttaaaCGTATTCTGGGTGATATAAGTGGATCCATACATTCACCATGTGgatcatttagatattttattattttaatcaatgcATCGTTGAGATGGTTACATGTGTGCTTATTATTAACTTGTAATTTGGCATTTGTAAGATTACTCGCCTAATAATTCATTTGCGAGCACATTTTCTTGATTATGCAATCAAAATTATTCATCTTGATGATACTAGTGAATTTATATCTCAAGCCTTTAATGAATAATGCATATTAGTTAGAATAAATGTAAACAACATGTTGCTCATGTTCATACTCAAAATGATCTagcaaaatcatttattaaatacttCTAACTAATTGCAAGATCATtgcttataaaaaattaaactcacTATTTTTGCTTAGGGGTAATGCCATTTTGCATATAGCAGCATTTATACATATCATGCCAACGAGTTATCATAAATTCTCCTATCTACAATTAGTTTATGGTTAGAGATCAAATATTTCCTATCTAAGAATTTTTGGATGTGCAATATATGTCTCATTGCTCTATTACAACGCATAAAGATGGGTCCTCTAATGAGGTTAGGAATACATGTTGGATACAAATCTTcatctataattaaatatctaaaaccaTTAATAGGAGATTTATTCATAGTAAGATTTGTCGATTGTCATTTTGATAAAATAGAGTTTTCAACATTaagggaaagaaaataagtaattggaaaaagaaatttcttagAATGCATTATCATTATTTAGTTGTAATCCTCACACAAATTAATGTGAACTTGAAGTTCAAAAAGATAAttcatttgcaaaatatagCAAATCAATCGCCAAATGTATTTATTGACCtaaaaaaacctaaatctcATATACCAACTGTAAATGCTCCTATTAGAATTTATGTCCCTGTAGGTCAAGGCACACTAAAAGCATGGGAAACCAATTGGTTCCAAAgataaaatctttgaaaaagaaaaggagcaaatatataaaatggttagaaataagaaatagaaaatctaAAAGAGATCCTTGACATAATCAACAAAATTCTAAAAGAAACTTTGGTAcctaaaatcattaaaaataaagagatcaataaattatgtcataACAGGAAAAGATGGAACtagaatgaaataaatatCAACAATATTCTTGCATATAATGTAGTATTCAATAttatggaagaaaatgaagattttgatcataCATCTATTGCAGAATATAGACATAAAAATGATTGGTCAATGTGAAAAGACGCAATCAAGGAGGAATTGAATGTACTTAcaaaacatgaagtttttGAACTTGTAGTCCATACATCAAATGGTGTAAAGCCAATAGAATATAAACAGGTATTTGTgtgaaaatgaaatgagaaaaatgagattatgagatataaagCACGGCTTGTCGTATAAGGTTTTACCTAAAAATCTAGTATTGGTTATGAAgagacattttattttatggtatatacaattacatttctatatttagttagtttagcaatATATGATAAGATTGAAATGAATCTAATGAATGTAGCTACAGTCTATTTATATGACTCACTTGATATCgttatatttatgaaaatctCTAAAGGATTTAAGTTGCCTGAAACACATATACAATTCTCAAGAAatttattcaatcaaattaaataaatatgtatatggattaaaacaatcTAAACATATGTGGTATAATCATcttaatgaatattttttaaaagaaagttATATAATGATcctatatatctatatattttataaaaagatttgGATCTAAATTTGTCATAATTGCTATTTTTATTGATAACTTGAATATTGTTGGAACTCTTGAAGAGTTATCAAAAGTGGTGGGTTacttaagaaaagaatttgcGATGAAAGACCttgaaaaaacaaagttttgtttAGATTTTCATATTGAACACTtgacaaatgaaatttttatttatcaattaaattatatagcAAGTGtgctaaaatgattttatgtgGACAAAGCACATCAATTGAGTTCACCAATAGTTGTAAGGTTATTAAATGTGAAAAAGGACTATTTCCAACCTTGTGAGAATGATAAAGAACTTCTTAATCTTGAAGTAACACATCTTAGTGTAATCAGAGTACTAATGTATCTTATTAGCAATACACAACTTGATATATCATTTGCTGTAAATTTATTAACAACATATAGTTCTTCTCCAACTCAATGATAGTGAAAtggaattaaacatatattttgACATCTTCGAGGAACAATTAACATGGGTTTATATtacttaaatgttttaaaatcaaatttaattgattatgcaaatgtagaatatttattttatccgCACAAAACTCGATCTCAAATAAGTTACTTATTCACATATGTAGGTACGActatttcataatattttgtaaaataaactATAGTTGTTACTTCTTCTAACCATGTAGAAATTTTAACAATTCTTGATATTGGTATTGAATGTGTCTGGTGAAgatatataattcaaaatattcaagaaacatgtgaattgtcaatcaagaaaaaaattctaacAACGTTATATAAGGATAATATTGCTTGCATAGCACAGTTAAAGAAAAGATACATTAAAGGccataaaataaaacatatttcaCCAAAATTCTCCTTCACTCatgatcttcaagaaaaaagtGATATTAATGTTCAATAAATTCGTTCAAGTGACAAGCTAGTAGATTTATTTATCAAAGCCTTTTTACAACAACATTTGAAAAATTGGTATAACGATTAGAATGCACTGTTTTAAAGATCTTAAATAATGCAGTCATCAAGGGAGTAAAGTACACACTgtactcttttcttttttcaaggTTTTTCCTATTAAGTTTTTCTTGGtaaggtttttaataagacagtattttaaaaacatattcttaaaaagaattttttccGTTAGGTTTTTCTTAGTAAAGTTTAATTAGGCATATTCTTAATACAATGAACATTGAAATAGAagtgttatgaatatatgtgtAAATGTCTATTATGTTATAACTCAAGAAATTCAGACCAACTTAAATAGTGCAACAGGCTAAATACAAGAAGTATAATCTGATTTGAACTCTTAGATTTGATTATATATGTAGACTTAAATAtagattaaattatattaaaattaaaatttaacgAATTATTGATTTGTAAATAAACCCCTCACTACA from Theobroma cacao cultivar B97-61/B2 chromosome 9, Criollo_cocoa_genome_V2, whole genome shotgun sequence harbors:
- the LOC18589932 gene encoding scarecrow-like protein 3; protein product: MFQDESSSVTSSPLQVFSMMSLSPNLGSPYPWLRELKSEERGLYLIHLLLTCANHVATGSLENANIALEQISQLASPDGDTMQRMAAYFTEALADRILKAWPGLHKALNSTRITLVSEEVLVGKLFFEMFPFLKVAFVLTNQAIIEAMEGEKMVHIIDLNAAEPAQWIALIQALSARPEGPPHLRITGIHQQKEVLDQMAYRLTEEAEKLDIPFQFNPIVSKLENLDIEQLRVKTGEALAISSVLQLHSLLASDDELLRKKSLLASKNLNGIHLQRSLQMNQSTLGELLEKDVVNGYSPSPDSGSSSPLSSTSSVKVDSFLNALWGLSPKLMVVTEQDSNHNGSTLMERLLESLYSYAALFDCLESTVSRASLERLKVEKMLFGEEIKNIIACEGAERKERHEKLEKWIQRLDLASFGNVPLSYYGMLQARRLLQGYNCDGYKMKEENGCVVICWQDRPLFSISAWRCRK